DNA sequence from the Anas platyrhynchos isolate ZD024472 breed Pekin duck chromosome W, IASCAAS_PekinDuck_T2T, whole genome shotgun sequence genome:
ACaacactggacccagtactgacccctgggggacaccactagctacaggcctccaactagattCTGCATCACTAAGCACAACTCTCTGAGTTCTGCCATTCAGCCAATTATCAATCCCCCTCACCGTCCACTCATCTAGCCTGAACTTCCTGAGCTTGCCCATGAGGATGTTacgggagacagtgtcaaaagccttgccgaagtcaaggtagaccacatccaccgctctcccctcatctacccatcTAGTCATCTCATGATAGAAGGACAGCAGATTGGTTAAGCATGAactccccttggtgaatccaggCTGACAattcctgatcaccttcttaCCCTCCACATGCttggagatgacctccaggatgagctgttccatcacctttccagggatggtggTGAGGCTGACTGGCCAGTAGTTGCCTAGGTGCTCCTTCTTGCCCATTTTGAAGACTGGCATGACATTGGCTCTCTTCctgtcctcaggcacctctcctgttctccacaacctttcaaagatgatggagaGGGTCCTAGCAATaacatcagccagctccctcagcacctgtGGGTACATGCCattgggacccatggatttgtggatGTCAGGTGTGCTTAGATGATCTCTGACCTGAGCCTCTTCAAAGAAGGGAAAGTCCTCCTTTCTCCGGACTTCCTCTCTTGTCTCCAGGGTCTGAGATTTCTGATTTCATAGCagtaaagactgaagcaaaaaaggcattcagcaactctgccttctctgtattATTTGTCACTAGGGCACCTGCCCCATTCAGCAGTGGGCCAACATTTTCCCcagtcttcctttttctactgatgtatttgaagaagcccttcttgttgTCCTTGACATCCATTGCCAGATCTAATTCCAAATGGGCCTTGGCCTTCCTTGTCGCATCCCTGCATACTCTGACAGCATCCCTATATTCCGTCCAAGTCGCCCGCCCCCCTTTTCCACATGCTGTaaacttccttcttctttttgagCTTTGCCAGGAGCTTCCTGATCATCCACGCAGATCTCCTGTACCCTTTGCTTGCCTTCTTGCTCATAGGGACGCACCAATCTTGAGCTTGGAGGAAGTGATACTTAAATACTGACCATCTGTCTTGGACCCCCCCTCCTTCCATGGACCTAACCCATGGAATTCTTTCAAGTAGATCCCTGAAGAGGACAAAGTTTGCTCTCCTGAAGTTCAAGGTCGCAATCCTACTTTTTGCCCTGCTTCCTCCTCGCAAGATCCTGAACTCCACCATATCATGGTCATTGCGGCCAAGGCTGCTCACTGACCCTCACATCTCCAACTAATCCTTCCTCATTTGTTAATACAAGGTCTAGTAACACACCTTTCATTGTTGGTCTTTGACCACCTGTGTCAAAAATTTGTCATCAGTGCACtgcaggaacctcctggactaTTTGTGCCcagctgtgtggtcttcccagCAGATATCAGGGTGGTTGAAATCTCCCATGAGAACCGGGGCTTGTGACTGAGAGGCTACTTGGAGCTGTCTGAAGAAGGCTTcatccacctcctcttcctgatCAGGTGACCTGTAGCAAACACCCACAACAGCGTCAGCTGTGGTAGCCTGCCCTTTAATCTTTACCCATAAGCTCTCAACTCGCTCTTCATCCACCCCTAGGCAGAGCTCCACACATTCCAGTTGCTCTCTCACATAAAGAGCAACTCCACCACCTCGCCTTCCTGTCTggtcttttctaaaaagcacgTAGCCTTCCATGACAGCATTCCAGTCATGTGAGCTATCCCACCATGTCTCCATGATTGCAATGAGATCATAGCCTTGCGACTGCACGCAGATCTCCagttcttcctgtttgtttcccATACTACGCGCATTAGTATACAAGCATTTCAGGGAGCTGAAATGCTTATTTCTCATGCTGCGTGTGTATGTATAGAAACATTTGAGATGTTTTTCATTCAACTCTGCCCTTTGTGGGGCAGACTGAAGGGCCTCCCCAGCATGCAGTTCCTCAAAAATTGGTGTCCAGTCCCATAGCTTATCTCTGGTGGGCCTGGTTTTGTCCCTTTCCCCCTTCGAATCTAGTTTTAAAGCCCTGTTGATCAGCCCTGATAATTCCTGgacaaaaatccttttctcCCTCAGATAAAGGTGATCTCCATCAGGAGTCAGTAGGCTTGGTGTCATGtagaccttcccatgatcaAGAAACTTGAAACTGTGTTGGTGGCATCAGCCTCGGAGCCACGTATTGATCAGATAGGTTCACCTGTTCCTTTCAGTATTGATCCCTGCTACTGGAAGGATGGAGGAAAGCACTACCTGTGCACCTGATCCTTCAACCAGttgccccaaagccctaaattCCCTTTTGATTGCTCTTTGGCTTCTCTTTGCCATCTCATCACTGCCAACTTGAAAAAACAATAAAGGGTAATAATCAGAGGGATTATTACCAGACGAGTGACTGTCTGAATGATGTCTCATACCCCTGCCCCAGGGACAGCAGACTTCCTTATGGGTCAGGTCTGAACAACAAATCgggccctctgttcccttcAGAAGGGAATCCCCTATGACTataactgttctttttttcttggtgggGGTTGTTGTTATGTGGGACATAGGTTGACTTGCCCTGGGCAACTCCCTCAATATAGATGGACCTTTATCCGCATTGTCATTTGATTTCCTATACAGTTCCAGAACCTCGTTCCTGTTGTGTaggggcacctgggaaggtgaggtaggcagcTGCTGAGGTCACCTGCTACGCCAAACAGGATCCTGCTTCCACTCCCCCCTGTCTCTTATTAGATCCCTTCTGTCTGCGTTCTGGCAAGGGGGTAGGGGAACTTTTGTTTCTTGAGCAGTGGCTATGGCTGGCTGAGGACCCTGCTGCAGGGATGGCAGAGCTCTACCTCACCAGTCAATCAATCTCCTTCTCTGACTCCCTGacgctcctcagcctgcccacctcctcccaaaGCTCTGCCACCAGACAAAGCAGTTCTTCAACCTGGGCACACCTCCCAGAGCTGTGCTCTCTACTGTCATCCTGTAGTGGCATAAGAGTAGGGCACACCCAGCAGCCTGACACCTCGGTGGCAGCATGTTCCCCCTGGAGTTCTGTCTGGGAGGCTGCATCAGCTGTGGTGGGTGTGTGCTGAGCTCTGTGAGGCCACTGTCTTCTGCTGGGTGGATACCATCGCTCCATAGTCAACCTGTCCAACCTTCAGCACCCTCCCTGCATGCCCTGCCTGAACACACTGCCACACCACTCCCTGACTGACAAGCCCTGTTTGCCTGCTCTGTTAGCCACActcctggtcgctcgcgctccTTAGGGGCTGCCTTTGTATGACAGAGGAGGGACACTCCTGTCTCCACCCAAGCCTCATCAGCCACCCTCgtgagggctgccgggtcctggcggctccctcatCTGCCTTGAAGGGGCCTCGATGTAGGGAAACCCCTGCAGAACACGTCTGACCCAGAGTTCTTCATACACTGTTCATCCATCCCTTGTCCTTGCAGCTCTGGGTCTCAGAAGTAGAGAAGTTGGGAATGTTTGAGTAGCTGTGCCATATACTTTCTAGTTTGTTCTCAGGAGAGCTGTCAGATATCCTTCATCTTTAGCTGTTCCCTTTGCAAAGCCCTGTTTAGCATTAGTCTTGCTGTTCCATAGATCTCTTTTTGAATGCAGAGTGAATGGTGCACACTTTGTCTAGCCTGTTCAGTAATAGGATGTGAAATGTCATCTGCAGCCTGCTTCTTGCAGACGGGGGATAAGACAGGCTGCCGTCAGTTGGGGGTTGTGAGTAGGAAGAAGACAAGAACGCTGTGAATGACTTATTCACATATGAATGAGTAAAAGCTGATGAAGCTTTCTGAACTTCTGAAAATGACAGATTCATCGAACAGGCCCCATCGGACAGTGTTCACTCGAGCCATTGAGGCATGCGATCTTCACTGGCAGGACAGCCACTTACAGCACATTATCAGCAGTAACCTATACACCAACTACTGTTACCATGACGACACTGAAAACTCACTCTTTGACTCTCATGGGTGGCCCCTCTGGCATGGTAAGTGGCTAAACTGGAAAGAGGTTTCTGTGACTTGCCACTTTGTTTAGTTTCTATGGCATTATTTTAGGGGGCATTcaattattttctccattttagaACATGTTCCTACAGCCTGTGCGAGGGTGGATGCATTACGATCTCATGGATATCCAAGAGAAGCACTGAGGCTGGCAATAGCTATTGTTAATACACtaagaaggcagcagcagaaacagctGGAAATGTTCCAGGCTCAGAAGAAAGGTAAATGTGGGGAAGAGAGGAGGGCAAAGGACATGACAAGATGACGATAACATTTGGAACTTTGcataagaaaactgtttttgaaaCTATAAAGTCAATGAGGTGTCTTTAACTCTCCATTGCAAATGATCATAGTGGTAATGTAACGTATAAGTGAACCAGTAAGAAGTCAGCGTGAATAATCTTTTTTGTTAATATTACTTGTTTCTGCATGTCATGTATAGCACATGCTATTTGTTAGTAAGACAAagatctactttttttttttaaatttcatatcAGTTGATTCCTAAACagcaacaacatcaaaaaaaaaaacaaacaaaaacaaacaaacaaacaaacaaaaaaacccacccagcCCTATCCTTCTGAGCAATCAGTTCAACAGTATGGCTGTTTCATTTTGTAGCCCCACACATTTAGGTAAGAAGCAGGCTTTCTAGCATTTTAAAGCTTTGAAATAATGCATGTGGTTACTAAGGAAGGTGATACCCCATAAATGAGAGTGAGTAGAGGCATCTTCAAGTTAGTGTGTAGTAGGTAGAGAAGCAGAGCATCCATAATAGCTTGTATACAATTTTTACATGATCAGCCATAATGAGACTGATCTCCCATAGTTCAGTAGCATATACatgtttaggagaaaaaagttgGGGGTTGGAGTCAAAGGAGAGCTAGTGCCATAAGACTGTTAGTAAAAAAATGGGATCAGGGGAATCTATAACCTTTACCAAATACATACTTTCTTCAATTCATTGTgctaaaggatttttttcatgttccaACTGATCTATGGGTGAGGGCTACAAAGTAAAGTATCCAACAAAGTATGTTTGTTGACTGAAAATTTAGAATGCCAAAATTAACATGATTCAATTAAAAgacaattttttcttgaatactacatttaatgtttttattctttttagttttttaaaGGAGTTGTCATCCTGAGTTTATCATTTCATTAATATTTAGATGCAAAATAAGCTCATGTTTTATTTGGGATAATGGAACATATTTTAgagtattttcatttatttcagtgccATCAGATTCACTTAAAACGTACAAAATGGCACTACATCTTTTGAGCCAGGAAACAGATGTGgatatattacaaaaaaaaaaaaaagtcaaaaagtcTTTGCTGTCATTTTTCAGCAGATGTTTTCAGAAGATTTCCTGGTAGCGAGTAagagatttcaaaaaaaaaaaaaatcactacagTTGAAACTGTTGACCCATAATGTGCTTTGCAAGTGTTTGAATGGCGTTTTgccttcattctttttttttttttccttcctcttttaaGTAATAAAGTGGCTAACTAAAGAGTGGCTAATATGCactctttccctccctcctccctccatcTTTTCTAACATAGAACTTCTCCACAAAGGAGTAACCTCAATAACGAATCTTGAAGGTTTGGTGGGACACCCTTTGGATCCAATTGGCACCCTCTTCAGTAGCCTGATGGAAGCCTGCAAGGTGGATGAAGAGAGCTTCCATGGATTCTCAGACTTCACAGGTAAGGCTGTGCAAAGGAAGATATCTTTTACATGTCTTCAGTAACCAGAGGCATTTTTCTACCTTTCCATTCTAAATTAACTTCAAAGCCAGTGTTCTCATAGTATAAGAACTCACATTTGCCTTCCCTAAGAAAACatgagggagaaaaaatgtttaaaggaaaatttttaaagcacttcCAAAATTACCAGTTATTCATTCTTgaagaaaattctgtattttgagcctgaaataaaagcaaataagtCTTTATAGTAGCAACCCTCTCCACAGATATTACTCTGTCCTTTTTCTGAGACATTGCAGAAGAtcacaaaaatcacagaattgttgaggttggaaggaagtTCCTGCTTAGAGCAGGATCTGCTGCAGCAGATCGCCCAGGACTGTGTCTATTTGGGTTTTGAATAACTCCAAGAATGAAGACTTTACAACCTCTCttggcaacctcttccagtgttcTACCTTCACAGTAAAAAATTCTTTTCTTATGTTCAAATGGAAAtgtgtgcttcagtttgtgcccattgcctcttttCCTGTCACAGGTtaccactgagaagagtctggctcAGCCTTCTTTACACTCTCCTATCATATATTTGTACATATTGGTAAGATAttcctgagccttctcttttccaggccaAACAGTCCCAGTTGTCCCAATCTCTGATCATATAGAGATGCTCTAGTCCCTTACTCATCTTTGTGACCCCTCACTGGATTGgctccagtatgtccatgtaccggggagcccagaactgaacacagcactccatatgtgtctcaccagtgctgaacagaggggaaggatcaactccctcgacctgctggcaacactcctCCTAATGCATCCCAGggtgttcatagaatcatagaagcatagaatggtctgggttggaagggacctcaaggatcatctagttccaacccccctgccataggcagggatgccacccactagatcaggttcctaagggcctcatctaacctagTCTTAAACAccgccagggatggggcatccacagcctgtctgggcaacctgttccagtgcctcaccaccctctgagtgaaaaatttctttcCAAGCTCTAAtgtaaatcttccctcttttagtttaaaaccattcccccttgtcctatcattatctacctgagtaaagagtccttctgcATCccttttataagacccctttaagtactgaaaggttgtGATGAGATcatcctggagccttctcttctgtaggctgaacagccccagctctcagcctttcttcatggaagaggtgctccagccctctgatcatctttgtggccctcctctggacccgctctAACACGTCTacatctttcttgtactgggggctCCACACCtagatgcagtactccaagtggggcctcacaagggctgagtagagggggacaataaCGTCCCTTGACTTGCTGGCCACtcttctgttgatgcagcccaggatgcagttagccttctgggctgcaaacacgCACTCATGTCGAACTTTTCATCCAtcaagtccttctccacagggctgctctcaatgagttcttctcctaGTCTGTACTCAcctctgggattgccccaacccaggtgcatcACCCTGCAtttagacttgttgaacctcattaggttcacgtggccccacttctcaagcctgtccaggtccctttgggtGGTGTCCCTTCCTTCTGTCATATCAACcccaccactcagcttggtgtcatcttcaAATTtgttgagggtgcacttgatcccactgtttATGTCATTGATAatgatattaaacagtaccagtcccaggacagactCCTGCGGTACACCACTtgtcactggcctccacctggacatagatcCATTGACCACTACTCTCTGGGTGcgaccttcaagccaattccttacccaccgaATAGTCAGACAGAGCGAAATACACCTAAACTTCTCTGGGGAGATGGATTTTCTCTGATTTGTATACTTAAGCACCAGGCTcctggaaaaggagagagaactTACATTTCTAATCTCTCTTGCAATAATTTCAGGTCTTACCAGTTGCAACAGGAGTTTAAAAGTGCCACACAAAATTTGAGTTGCTGGTGCCTCTGTCAGTTTTCCATAGTTGGAGCTTCAGCTATTGTTGCTGTACGCGCACTTCAGTGCATAGCTCCACTACTCTTAGAGCATCTGTTGCCGTGAAGTATTGTCCTcctatttcacatttttttgttcattGGACACCACAGGTGAAGGCAAAGAATGGCAAATCATgcaatcatagaatggtttgggttggaagggaccttaaagatcatctagttctagCCCAAAGACAGACCTAAGACAGACCAATGAAGGACACTACTCGTtaccagcctccacctggacatagagacATTGACTACAACTCTTGAAGGGTGCGGCCTTCAagccaactccttatccactgaatggtccacccatcaaGTCCATATCTCCCCATTTTGGAgttcaggatgtcatgtgggactgtgtcaaaggccttgcagaagtccaggtagatgacactGGTCaatcttcccttgtcaactgctGCAGTCACTCCGtccatagaaggccaccagattggtcaggcatgatttaccCTTGCTGAAACCACGCTGGCTATCTCGGATAGACCtgtttgtcttgcatgtgcctcgacactgcttccaggaggatcttttccacGATCTTCCCACGCACAGAGGTGAGGTtcaccagtctgtagttccccaggttgttttttctaccctttttaaaaatgggagtgatgtttccttttttcctgtcaccagggacttcacctgacagccaggacttttcaaatatgattgAGAGAGATTTGGCAACTACTTCAGCAAATTCTTTTAGGACCCTGGGTGTTATTGTACATCTTAGCTGCACATGCACATAATACTTCGAATAGATGATAAAACACATGATAACATACGTGGCCTACAGAGAATATGAATTGGAAAACAGTGTTTCAGAATTGATGCATGATTTAGGTCAGGATGTTTATGcccattttaatttcagtatttgCTTTCCAGGAGCTTAAGTGATTCATTCCTTATTCTCAGTCTGTTTCCACCTCTGCAGTAGTTTCTCTAGGAACtagactct
Encoded proteins:
- the LOC113842241 gene encoding zinc finger SWIM domain-containing protein 6-like isoform X1; its protein translation is MCIVLNPHCKLEQKASWLKQLKKWNSVDVCPWEDGNHGNEVPNLTNALPRGENANQDSSNRPHRTVFTRAIEACDLHWQDSHLQHIISSNLYTNYCYHDDTENSLFDSHGWPLWHEHVPTACARVDALRSHGYPREALRLAIAIVNTLRRQQQKQLEMFQAQKKELLHKGVTSITNLEGLVGHPLDPIGTLFSSLMEACKVDEESFHGFSDFTGKAVQRKISFTCLQ
- the LOC113842241 gene encoding zinc finger SWIM domain-containing protein 6-like isoform X2 — protein: MCIVLNPHCKLEQKASWLKQLKKWNSVDVCPWEDGNHGNEVPNLTNALPRGENANQDSSNRPHRTVFTRAIEACDLHWQDSHLQHIISSNLYTNYCYHDDTENSLFDSHGWPLWHEHVPTACARVDALRSHGYPREALRLAIAIVNTLRRQQQKQLEMFQAQKKGVTSITNLEGLVGHPLDPIGTLFSSLMEACKVDEESFHGFSDFTGKAVQRKISFTCLQ